A region from the Arachis ipaensis cultivar K30076 chromosome B01, Araip1.1, whole genome shotgun sequence genome encodes:
- the LOC107608346 gene encoding uncharacterized protein LOC107608346, translated as MASVIMSFAPATGRVFAATAAKGASGGNKEEKGLLDWILGNLQKEDQLLETDPILKKVEDKSGGGTTNGGRRNSVTVPQKKKNGGFGGLFAKN; from the coding sequence ATGGCTTCAGTGATCATGTCATTTGCACCAGCAACAGGTAGAGTCTTTGCAGCAACAGCAGCAAAAGGTGCTTCTGGTGGCAACAAAGAAGAGAAGGGTTTGCTTGATTGGATCCTTGGCAATTTGCAGAAGGAAGATCAGCTTCTTGAAACTGATCCAATTCTCAAGAAGGTTGAGGACAAGAGTGGCGGAGGAACCACTAATGGCGGCCGCAGGAACTCCGTCACCGTGccgcagaagaagaagaatggtggATTTGGAGGCTTGTTTGCTAAGaactga
- the LOC107644936 gene encoding allergen Asp f 7 homolog: MAIFSDGAGMGRKQEESVGAACTRVAAAPTLSLLLREDEAAPAMLLPSPAYSDLSSPTMPMRPEERRAVFTPCISAETPIPGGYGVPVTRRGDGAGPYSSPTSSLTLSNPSPPSPSPPKTQFKPSTSLLPPPSTHPPALSFWPPLHRRGPPKGLPAH, from the exons ATGGCAATTTTCTCTGACGGAGCAGGTATGGGGCGGAAGCAGGAAGAGAG TGTTGGTGCCGCCTGCACCCGTGTCGCCGCTGCACCCACATTGTCGCTTCTACTCCGCGAAGACGAAGCTGCTCCAGCCATGCTTCTGCCATCACCAGCTTATTCAGATCTGTCATCACCAACTATGCCTATGCGTCCAGAAGAGAGGAGAGCCGTCTTCACGCCGTGC ATATCCGCAGAGACCCCGATCCCCGGTGGATACGGGGTCCCCGTTACCCGTCGCGGGGATGGGGCAGGGCCCTATTCGTCTCCTACCTCTTCTCTcactctctccaatccttctccACCATCGCCTTCACCTCCCAAAACGCAATTCAAGCCTTCCACATCGCTGTTGCCGCCGCCCTCCACGCATCCACCCGCTCTCTCATTCTGGCCACCACTTCATCGTCGCGGCCCTCCGAAAGGACTCCCAGCTCATTGA
- the LOC107608449 gene encoding phosphomethylpyrimidine synthase, chloroplastic isoform X1, giving the protein MASLHANVTSVVCKSGNNASQPKFPSTTFLPGFDVAGCISSAWKKEVVPSYVASIPRATLTFDPQTTNSDKTKQKKHTVDPASPDFQPLPSFEQCFPKSTKEYREVIHEGTSHVLRVPFRRVHLSGDEEHFDNYDTSGPQNISPSIGLPKLRAEWVDRREKLGTPRFTQMYYAKQGIITEEMLYCATREKLDPEFVRSEVARGRAIIPSNKKHLELEPMIVGRNFLVKVNANIGNSAVASSIEEEVYKVQWATMWGADTVMDLSTGRHIHETREWILRNSPVPVGTVPIYQALEKVNGIAENLSWEVFRDTLIEQAEQGVDYFTIHAGVLLRYIPLTAKRMTGIVSRGGSIHAKWCLAYHKENFAYEHWDEILDICNQYDIALSIGDGLRPGSIYDANDTAQFAELLTQGELTRKAWEKDVQVMNEGPGHIPMHKIPENMQKQLEWCNEAPFYTLGPLTTDIAPGYDHITSAIGAANIGALGTALLCYVTPKEHLGLPNRDDVKTGVISYKIAAHAADLAKGHPHAQAWDDALSKARFEFRWMDQFALSLDPMTAMSFHDETLPSEGAKVAHFCSMCGPKFCSMKITEDVRKYAEQHGYGDAEEALKRGMDAMSAEFLAAKKTISGEQHGEAGGEIYLPATYLSSKERTI; this is encoded by the exons ATGGCATCCTTGCATGCCAATGTGACATCAGTTGTTTGCAAAAGTGGCAACAATGCTTCTCAACCGAAGTTCCCAAGTACTACATTTTTGCCTGGGTTTGATGTCGCTGGATGCATTTCAAGTGCTTGGAAGAAGGAAGTTGTCCCTTCCTACGTGGCTTCGATACCTAGAGCAACATTAACATTTGATCCTCAAACAACCAATTCGGACAAAACCAAACAAAAGAAGCACACCGTTGACCCTGCTTCCCCCGATTTTCAGCCTCTTCCTTCCTTCGAACAGTGCTTTCCTAAGAGCACGAAAGAATACAG GGAAGTCATTCATGAAGGTACTAGTCATGTTCTCAGAGTTCCATTTCGACGAGTTCACCTCTCTGGGGATGAAGAACACTTTGATAACTATGATACAAGTGGTCCCCAAAATATAAGCCCAAGTATTG GACTCCCCAAGTTGCGCGCAGAGTGGGTTGATAGGAGAGAGAAACTTGGTACACCAAGATTCACTCAAATGTACTATGCTAAGCAAGGGATCATTACTGAGGAGATGCTTTATTGTGCCACTCGTGAGAAGCTTGACCCGGAGTTTGTGAGGTCAGAAGTTGCTCGTGGACGAGCTATCATCCCATCCAACAAGAAGCACTTGGAGTTGGAGCCTATGATAGTTGGAAGAAATTTCTTGGTGAAGGTAAATGCAAACATTGGAAATTCTGCAGTTGCTAGCTCTATCGAAGAGGAAGTTTACAAGGTTCAGTGGGCAACTATGTGGGGAGCTGACACAGTCATGGACCTCTCAACAGGTCGCCATATCCATGAAACTCGTGAGTGGATCTTGCGCAACTCCCCCGTGCCAGTTGGGACCGTTCCTATTTATCAAGCACTTGAAAAAGTTAACGGCATTGCTGAAAACCTTAGCTGGGAGGTTTTCAGGGATACACTGATTGAACAAGCCGAGCAGGGTGTTGATTACTTCACTATCCATGCTGGTGTTCTTCTTAGGTACATTCCCTTAACAGCGAAGCGCATGACAGGAATAGTTTCCAGAGGAGGATCCATTCATGCAAAGTGGTGCCTTGCTTATCACAAAGAGAATTTTGCTTATGAGCACTGGGACGAAATACTTGACATCTGCAATCAGTATGATATAGCACTATCCATTGGTGATGGGCTAAGACCTGGATCCATATATGATGCGAATGACACGGCTCAATTTGCTGAGCTCTTGACGCAAGGAGAACTGACACGTAAAGCATGGGAAAAGGATGTTCAG GTGATGAATGAAGGACCTGGACATATTCCAATGCACAAGATTCCTGAAAACATGCAGAAGCAGCTAGAATGGTGTAACGAAGCACCCTTCTACACTCTTGGTCCACTAACAACTGATATTGCCCCTGGTTATGATCACATTACCTCTGCTATTGGTGCTGCCAATATCGGGGCACTTGGTACAGCTCTTCTCTGCTATGTAACTCCAAAAGAACATCTTGGTCTACCAAATCGTGATGATGTGAAAACCGGAGTTATATCTTACAAGATAGCTGCTCATGCTGCTGACTTAGCAAAGGGTCATCCACATGCTCAAGCCTGGGATGATGCACTGAGCAAGGCGAGATTTGAATTCCGATGGATGGATCAGTTTGCTTTGTCTTTGGATCCAATGACGGCCATGTCCTTCCATGATGAAACATTGCCATCTGAAGGCGCAAAGGTAGCCCATTTCTGCTCTATGTGTGGCCCCAAATTCTGCTCTATGAAGATAACTGAGGATGTCAGAAAGTATGCTGAGCAACATGGCTATGGCGACGCCGAGGAGGCTTTGAAGCGTGGAATGGATGCTATGAGTGCTGAATTTCTAGCTGCCAAGAAAACTATCAGTGGGGAGCAGCATGGTGAAGCTGGTGGAGAGATTTACTTGCCAGCAACATACTTAAGTTCCAAAGAGAG GACTATATAA
- the LOC107608449 gene encoding phosphomethylpyrimidine synthase, chloroplastic isoform X2 — MASLHANVTSVVCKSGNNASQPKFPSTTFLPGFDVAGCISSAWKKEVVPSYVASIPRATLTFDPQTTNSDKTKQKKHTVDPASPDFQPLPSFEQCFPKSTKEYREVIHEGTSHVLRVPFRRVHLSGDEEHFDNYDTSGPQNISPSIGLPKLRAEWVDRREKLGTPRFTQMYYAKQGIITEEMLYCATREKLDPEFVRSEVARGRAIIPSNKKHLELEPMIVGRNFLVKVNANIGNSAVASSIEEEVYKVQWATMWGADTVMDLSTGRHIHETREWILRNSPVPVGTVPIYQALEKVNGIAENLSWEVFRDTLIEQAEQGVDYFTIHAGVLLRYIPLTAKRMTGIVSRGGSIHAKWCLAYHKENFAYEHWDEILDICNQYDIALSIGDGLRPGSIYDANDTAQFAELLTQGELTRKAWEKDVQVMNEGPGHIPMHKIPENMQKQLEWCNEAPFYTLGPLTTDIAPGYDHITSAIGAANIGALGTALLCYVTPKEHLGLPNRDDVKTGVISYKIAAHAADLAKGHPHAQAWDDALSKARFEFRWMDQFALSLDPMTAMSFHDETLPSEGAKVAHFCSMCGPKFCSMKITEDVRKYAEQHGYGDAEEALKRGMDAMSAEFLAAKKTISGEQHGEAGGEIYLPATYLSSKER; from the exons ATGGCATCCTTGCATGCCAATGTGACATCAGTTGTTTGCAAAAGTGGCAACAATGCTTCTCAACCGAAGTTCCCAAGTACTACATTTTTGCCTGGGTTTGATGTCGCTGGATGCATTTCAAGTGCTTGGAAGAAGGAAGTTGTCCCTTCCTACGTGGCTTCGATACCTAGAGCAACATTAACATTTGATCCTCAAACAACCAATTCGGACAAAACCAAACAAAAGAAGCACACCGTTGACCCTGCTTCCCCCGATTTTCAGCCTCTTCCTTCCTTCGAACAGTGCTTTCCTAAGAGCACGAAAGAATACAG GGAAGTCATTCATGAAGGTACTAGTCATGTTCTCAGAGTTCCATTTCGACGAGTTCACCTCTCTGGGGATGAAGAACACTTTGATAACTATGATACAAGTGGTCCCCAAAATATAAGCCCAAGTATTG GACTCCCCAAGTTGCGCGCAGAGTGGGTTGATAGGAGAGAGAAACTTGGTACACCAAGATTCACTCAAATGTACTATGCTAAGCAAGGGATCATTACTGAGGAGATGCTTTATTGTGCCACTCGTGAGAAGCTTGACCCGGAGTTTGTGAGGTCAGAAGTTGCTCGTGGACGAGCTATCATCCCATCCAACAAGAAGCACTTGGAGTTGGAGCCTATGATAGTTGGAAGAAATTTCTTGGTGAAGGTAAATGCAAACATTGGAAATTCTGCAGTTGCTAGCTCTATCGAAGAGGAAGTTTACAAGGTTCAGTGGGCAACTATGTGGGGAGCTGACACAGTCATGGACCTCTCAACAGGTCGCCATATCCATGAAACTCGTGAGTGGATCTTGCGCAACTCCCCCGTGCCAGTTGGGACCGTTCCTATTTATCAAGCACTTGAAAAAGTTAACGGCATTGCTGAAAACCTTAGCTGGGAGGTTTTCAGGGATACACTGATTGAACAAGCCGAGCAGGGTGTTGATTACTTCACTATCCATGCTGGTGTTCTTCTTAGGTACATTCCCTTAACAGCGAAGCGCATGACAGGAATAGTTTCCAGAGGAGGATCCATTCATGCAAAGTGGTGCCTTGCTTATCACAAAGAGAATTTTGCTTATGAGCACTGGGACGAAATACTTGACATCTGCAATCAGTATGATATAGCACTATCCATTGGTGATGGGCTAAGACCTGGATCCATATATGATGCGAATGACACGGCTCAATTTGCTGAGCTCTTGACGCAAGGAGAACTGACACGTAAAGCATGGGAAAAGGATGTTCAG GTGATGAATGAAGGACCTGGACATATTCCAATGCACAAGATTCCTGAAAACATGCAGAAGCAGCTAGAATGGTGTAACGAAGCACCCTTCTACACTCTTGGTCCACTAACAACTGATATTGCCCCTGGTTATGATCACATTACCTCTGCTATTGGTGCTGCCAATATCGGGGCACTTGGTACAGCTCTTCTCTGCTATGTAACTCCAAAAGAACATCTTGGTCTACCAAATCGTGATGATGTGAAAACCGGAGTTATATCTTACAAGATAGCTGCTCATGCTGCTGACTTAGCAAAGGGTCATCCACATGCTCAAGCCTGGGATGATGCACTGAGCAAGGCGAGATTTGAATTCCGATGGATGGATCAGTTTGCTTTGTCTTTGGATCCAATGACGGCCATGTCCTTCCATGATGAAACATTGCCATCTGAAGGCGCAAAGGTAGCCCATTTCTGCTCTATGTGTGGCCCCAAATTCTGCTCTATGAAGATAACTGAGGATGTCAGAAAGTATGCTGAGCAACATGGCTATGGCGACGCCGAGGAGGCTTTGAAGCGTGGAATGGATGCTATGAGTGCTGAATTTCTAGCTGCCAAGAAAACTATCAGTGGGGAGCAGCATGGTGAAGCTGGTGGAGAGATTTACTTGCCAGCAACATACTTAAGTTCCAAAGAGAGGTGA